The Panicum virgatum strain AP13 chromosome 5K, P.virgatum_v5, whole genome shotgun sequence genome has a window encoding:
- the LOC120710075 gene encoding 1,4-dihydroxy-2-naphthoyl-CoA synthase, peroxisomal-like produces the protein MDAAERRLARVAAHLVPSSFPVTPAAAPPLVPAPTAASSSSSSSSSPAGDSYRRVHGEVSAEPPEWRAATDESGKEFVDIIYEKAVNEGIAKITINRPDRRNAFRPLTVKELMRAFNDARDDSSIGVIILTGKGTKAFCSGGDQALRDSDGYVDFDSFGRLNVLDLQVQIRRLPKPVVAMVAGYAVGGGHVLHMVCDITIAADNAIFGQTGPKVGSFDAGYGSSIMSRLVGPKRAREMWFLSRFYTAAEADKMGLVNTVVPLAELEQETVKWCRQILRNSPMAIRVLKSALNAADDGHAGLQELGGNATLIFYGTEEAKEGKNAYMERRRPDFSKFPRKP, from the exons ATGGACGCCGCGGAGCGCAGGCTCGCCCGCGTCGCCGCCCACCTCGTGCCGTCGTCGTTCCCGgtcacgcccgccgccgcgcccccgctcGTGCCTGCGCCCACCGCGGCGTCATCGtcatcctcctcgtcgtcgtcgcccgcGGGGGACAGCTACAGGCGCGTGCACGGCGAGGTGTCGGCGGAGCCCCCCGAGTGGCGCGCGGCGACGGACGAGTCCGGGAAGGAGTTCGTCGACATCATCTACGAGAAGGCCGTCAATGAGGGCATCGCCAAG ATCACCATAAACCGGCCGGACAGAAGGAACGCGTTCCGCCCATTGACCGTGAAGGAGCTCATGCGCGCGTTCAACGATGCCAGAGACGACAGTTCGATTGGTGTCATCATTCTAACAGGGAAG GGAACTAAGGCCTTCTGTAGCGGTGGTGACCAGGCGTTAAGAGATTCTGATGGATATGTTGACTTCGATAGCTTTGGCCGCCTCAACGTTCTTGACCTCCAG GTGCAAATCCGCCGTCTTCCAAAGCCTGTTGTTGCCATG GTTGCTGGTTATGCTGTTGGTGGTGGGCATGTTTTGCATATGGTGTGTGACATAACAATCGCAGCAGACAACGCGATATTTGGGCAGACAGGACCCAAG GTTGGAAGCTTTGATGCTGGCTATGGATCTTCAATAATGTCCCGATTG GTTGGACCGAAGAGAGCACGTGAGATGTGGTTTCTATCACGGTTCTACactgctgctgaagctgacAAAATGGGACTTGTGAACACTGTAGTGCCG CTTGCTGAATTGGAGCAAGAAACAGTGAAATGGTGCCGGCAAATCTTAAGAAACAGCCCCATGGCCATTCGAGTTCTGAAATCTGCGCTTAATGCCGCAGATGACGGCCATGCAGGTCTTCAG GAGCTTGGCGGTAATGCCACGCTGATATTCTACGGCACGGAAGAGGCAAAGGAAGGGAAGAACGCGTACATGGAGAGGCGGCGCCCGGATTTCTCCAAGTTCCCACGGAAACCTTGA
- the LOC120710078 gene encoding GATA transcription factor 15-like, with the protein MLHEAAPCTCGLLYGTCGGGCSLLFAASDGYYERCGGGGGEVGFGAAGSYGSSVDCTLSLGTSSTRRAEAGAPRAPAAALPCWPEAAQPVPGCNNGGSQHGGVAEASNAAGARRCANCGATSTPLWRNGPRGPKSLCNACGIRFKKEERRAAAAAAAPAAMASDGAVEYAPSYGYARQPQQWGCYGPASSFGMFGDAGGEVGGPCLPWGLGVMPSSSPAFGAVREMPSLFPYY; encoded by the exons ATGCTGCACGAGGCGGCGCCCTGCACGTGCGGGCTGCTCTACggcacctgcggcggcggctgctcgcTGCTGTTTGCCGCGTCGGACGGGTACTAcgagcgctgcggcggcggcggcggggaggtcggcttcggcgccgccggctcctACGGGAGCTCGGTGGACTGCACGCTCTCGCTCGGCACGTCGTCCACGCGCCGCGCCGAGGCgggggcgccgcgcgcgccggcggcggcgctgccctgCTGGCCGGAAGCGGCGCAGCCCGTGCCAGGCTGCAACAACGGCGGCAGCCagcacggcggcgtcgccgagGCTAGTAACGCCGCGGGCGCCCGCCGGTGCGCCAACTGCGGCGCCACCTCCACGCCGCTCTGGAGGAACGGCCCGCGCGGACCCAAG TCGCTGTGCAACGCGTGCGGGATCCGGTTCAAGaaggaggagcggcgcgcggcggccgccgcggcggcgccggcggcgatggcctcGGACGGCGCCGTGGAGTACGCGCCGTCGTACGGGTACGCGCGGCAGCCGCAGCAGTGGGGCTGCTACGGCCCGGCGTCGTCCTTCGGCATGTTCGgcgacgcgggcggcgaggtgggCGGGCCGTGCCTGCCGTGGGGCCTCGGGGTCATgccgtcctcgtcgccggcgttcggggccGTCCGGGAGATGCCGAGCCTGTTCCCGTACTACTAG
- the LOC120710076 gene encoding 50S ribosomal protein L12, chloroplastic-like — protein sequence MASTTLSSAFTLLSRPSSSPCPSAPLPRSSLAVPHGRRGRRSVAVASTATESPKILELGDAIAGLTLEEARSLVDHLQERLGVTAAAFAPAAVVAAPGAGGAGAAEEAAPVEKTEFDVVIDEVPSSARIATIKVVRALTSLALKEAKDLIEGLPKKLKEGVSKDEAEDAKKQLEDVGAKVSVV from the coding sequence ATGGCGTCCACCACCCTCTCCTCCGCCTTCACCCTCCTCTCCCGCCCCTCCTCTTCCCCGTGCCCCTCCGCCCCGCTCCCGAGGTCCTCCCTCGCCGTGCCCCAcggccgccggggccgccgctCCGTAGCCGTCGCGTCGACCGCCACCGAGTCCCCCAAGATCCTCGAGCTCGGGGACGCCATCGCCGGGCTCACGCTCGAGGAGGCCCGCAGCCTCGTCGACCACCTGCAGGAGCGCCTCGGCGTCACCGCCGCGGCCttcgcgccggccgccgtcgtcgcggcgcccggggcgggcggcgcgggggccgcAGAGGAGGCGGCCCCCGTCGAGAAGACGGAGTTCGACGTCGTCATCGATGAGGTGCCCAGCAGCGCGCGTATCGCCACCATCAAGGTCGTGCGCGCGCTCACCAGCCTAGCGCTCAAGGAGGCCAAGGACCTCATCGAGGGCCTCCCCAAGAAGCTCAAGGAGGGCGTCAGCAAGGACGAGGCCGAGGACGCCAAGAAGCAGCTCGAGGATGTCGGCGCCAAAGTGTCTGTCGTGTGA
- the LOC120710077 gene encoding iron-sulfur cluster assembly protein 1-like: MLRAGGRRLLAPGLRRLGFGAAGEAGPAAAAAAGARAYHERVVDHYNNPRNVGSFDKDDPNVGTGLVGAPACGDVMKMQIRVDEDSGKIVDACFKTFGCGSAIASSSVATEWVKGKPMDEVLTIKNTEIAKHLSLPPVKLHCSMLAEDAIKAAVKDYEAKKAKMGQKGEDSPSEKAAEA; the protein is encoded by the exons ATGCTGCGCGCGGGAGGCAGGCGGCTCCTCGCCCCGGGGCTCCGGCGGCTCGGcttcggcgccgccggcgaggcgggcccggccgcggcggcggcggcgggggcgagggcgTACCACGAGCGGGTGGTGGACCACTACAACAACCCTAGGAACGTGGGGTCGTTCGACAAGGATGATCCCAACGTCGGCACCGGGCTGGTCGGCGCGCCGGCCTGCGGCGACGTCATGAAGATGCAGATCCGCGTCGACGAGGACTCCGGCAAGATCGTCGACGCCTGCTTCAAGACGTTCGGCTGCGGCTCCGCCATAGCGTCCTCGTCCGTGG CTACTGAATGGGTGAAGGGAAAACCAATGGATGAAGTTTTGACTATCAAGAACAC TGAGATTGCAAAGCACTTGTCGCTTCCACCAGTAAAGCTACATTGCAGCATGCTTGCGGAGGATGCGATTAAAGCTGCTGTTAAAGACTACGAAGCCAAGAAGGCGAAGATGGGGCAAAAGGGCGAAGACAGCCCTTCAGAGAAGGCTGCTGAAGCATGA